AGGACTGTGCTGCAGGGCCAGGCATACGCTGACACCTCTGGCCAGTATCTGTAGCATGTGCTTGAAAAGAGACGTTTCAGGGGGCTGGTGTGGGCAGGGGCCCTCTTCACAGCAGATCCtgccccctcctgtcccccaaGCATAGCCCATGCCCTGCACTCACCTCTCCAGCTAGGCACAAGActcagccagccctgccaggagtTGCTGCATCTCACGTGGTGGCCCCTCCTTCACTGTACTTGGCCCAGCcagctagagagaaaaaaaagaggtggaggGTCGCAGGGATGTGTgaagggctgggccaggctggggagcagcgttCGCTCAGAACAGCCAGGACAGAACAGGCTTGGCTATCAGAGGGATGAAGAGGAGGGTCCCTCTGCAACTACCCAAGATGAAGGGGAGCCAGTCTGTCACCAAGGCTGGCTAGAAAAGCTTCAAACTTGCCACTCCCCCCTCCCATTGCTGCACAGCCTGCTGGTATGGGAACAAGGGCCCAGCAGAACCCAGCCCCttcaaaatgcagcaaaaaggcagaaatggtggggcagaggcagggagacCCGTCCAGATTGATGGGGCATACCTGCTCTTTGCCGTAGCTGCGTGCACAGGGCCCAATGCCCCGGAAGATCAGGGCCACCAAACAGCACCTGCCAGACAGCACAGCTTCTGTGGCCGCCAGCACCATGGAGGGGAACCAGAGCGCCAGGGctgtgtcctgcagagcagagggtcGGAGGTCCCTCAGGGAGCGTGGTCCACTGCACCCAGCCTACCTGCCTACAGCTGAGCAGAGAGGCCATGCaggcgatgggggagagaaggggcgggagagaaagaaagggagagggagggagagagagaagaagagaggcagaaagagagtggacaaaagagagaggaagtgagaaagaagaaaaaggaagaagagaggaagcagagacagaggggaagattggggggggaggtggggggggtggcCCTGCAGACTCACATAGATGCGTGTGGTGTTGAAAGGACAGTCATTGGTCGCTATGGCTGCACGGGCATCAGCAGGCAGTGCAGAGCTGTTGCAGCCCATGACAAGGTGCATGCCCCGGCTGTGAATGGTGAGGGAGATGGCCAGTGCCAGGCCCACGCTGCACGCTGTGGACAGGAGGCAGTTCAACAGGGACACGCTCAGTAGGGTCCaatgctgcaggcagcaaggagaaCACATGAGAGTGGGGCTGGCCAGAGCTGGGGGAAATGCCAGGGCTAGGCACTGCCACTGCATGGGGCCAGGCACACCACGCTGCCACATGCCCACTCTGCAGGGTAATGGGGGTGCTGAGAACCCCACAGATGTTTGCACCAAGTGAGCACATGCAATCTCTTGCCCCTTCTAGCATGGCTCAGCCCTGCACTCAGATGAGGCTTTTGCACCTTTCGCATCCTTCTCCCCTCCCGTGAGCCCAGAGCCACGGGACAGCCCCCTCCCAcaggctgctgggcccgggtagCCCCAGCACAGGCCCAGCTCCGCTGAGAGCCAAggcccccaccagcagcagccttgcctcATGCAGGCCCACCCTGCATGAGCCCGCAGAGGGATGCCTGACCTCGGCTGCAGCTTTACCCACCAGCTGAAGCGTTTCTGCCCCAGGACGGTACCCAGTGCCCACGTTGCTGCCCACCCACCCtcccggtgctgccggcggggctgaACTGGGGCAGCAGCCGACACCCACAAACCCGCGAGCCGCGAGGCGGAAGGAGCCACCGGGGACAAGGTCCAGGGGAGCGGCTCCCGGCAGGGGCTGGGCCGCGCCGAGGCCCCCGGCCCGCTCGGCTGCAGACCCCGCGGCCCCGCACTCACCAGGGCTGCCCGGGACAGGTTGTGCGACACCAGGATGGCGACGATGCCCACGGCGATGCTCTGCGGGGAAGAGACCCGCGCTCAACACGCGCCTCGGGCAGGGCCGGCTCAGGACAACACGCGCCTCGGCCTcccgcggcccggcccagcccccggcacccggcccggccccgccgcgccgctctcACCAGCAGCCCGGAGCCCACGGACACCACGTTGGCCACCGCGTACTCGGGAGTGACGGCGCGGCTGGCGCCGGCCACGTGCCGCAGGACCGAGCCGTGCACGATAGCGCCCAGCACAAGGCTGCCGTGGCCCAGCACGATGAGCCCCAGCCCGGCGCGCATCAGCCGCCGCGGTTCCGCcagcgcccccggcccccgccgcccacCGCGCCCGCCGGCCATGGCCGCCGCCACACGAAGAGCCGCCCGCCGCTGGCaccgccccggggcagggcaggcccggcccgcccccccggcccggaAAAAGGCAGCACTCGCGTATTTAcaaaacagtttattaaaaataggaaatgatAGAAATGAGATGCAGGAGCGGCACTGCGCCCAGGCCCGCGGAGGCGTGCGGAGCCGCGGGCTCAGCCCCGCCAAGCACCCCGAGACGGGAAGGGGGGGACCGCGGGGGCAGGTCCCAGTGCTGCCAACGGGCCCCAGGGCAGGCGGGgccgctgcagcccccgctgcccccaggccagcGGCGCCGCGCTGCACGGGGACCTGGGGCAGCAGACAGCAGGGTGGGTCGGGCCACGCTGGGCTCCAG
The Mycteria americana isolate JAX WOST 10 ecotype Jacksonville Zoo and Gardens chromosome 3, USCA_MyAme_1.0, whole genome shotgun sequence genome window above contains:
- the KRTCAP3 gene encoding keratinocyte-associated protein 3; amino-acid sequence: MAGGRGGRRGPGALAEPRRLMRAGLGLIVLGHGSLVLGAIVHGSVLRHVAGASRAVTPEYAVANVVSVGSGLLSIAVGIVAILVSHNLSRAALHWTLLSVSLLNCLLSTACSVGLALAISLTIHSRGMHLVMGCNSSALPADARAAIATNDCPFNTTRIYDTALALWFPSMVLAATEAVLSGRCCLVALIFRGIGPCARSYGKEQLAGPSTVKEGPPREMQQLLAGLAESCA